The following coding sequences lie in one Stigmatopora nigra isolate UIUO_SnigA chromosome 4, RoL_Snig_1.1, whole genome shotgun sequence genomic window:
- the LOC144195955 gene encoding kinetochore protein NDC80 homolog isoform X1, which yields MDRGRMSRTTGRLSHLPLRVQDPSRMSTAFTTPRSENFSMGKFSIGKPLLQTSEKRTSVFGQRVPRNSGASMPRNSSVYGFGAPEKLKDTRPVHDKAYVQQCIRQLYEFLSEKSYNVALKTLQSPSTKEFVKIFEFIYRQLDPTFEMPNSKVEEEVPALLKSLGYPFVLSKSSMYSVGAPHTWPQALGALMWLIDTVKIFSGLNQQDLLFRDFCEDSDNVDDSADYNRLFLDYTARTYEKYMQGMDTYEEDDEAFASELKKICNYDEEALAVMEEKHRLLMDEVDRLEKENQKDRLESKRMEIMRMESDLQKLHDYHANVEAYQTNQEKKCLELVDELNHAVSRLESLKVEQCELQKVRQNQKYTPADIERINQEKRELQQGVTTHGKSLEQAQQHKWSEEITVAKFKEKVELKLNEYHKFARKLKLIPASAENACGHDFELRPFEYGPGNIQLEPQMQTLLRKLIRDVEDGCSKLSSTNFSLKESVEQVNLNILDKEIDLQDLNEQIRKLDERWDANQKMTILKMKEEIARDEQEWAKEVEMAESECNLLEEKGNCGYDEAMKQNMSLQQQYHRVVLESNEERRMVANNLTSVFTKAADHLSAMEDLTKNWESDMQLMYTKMMEDNEKFALEMLELKSKFGGT from the exons TGAAAActtttcaatgggaaaattcaGCATTGGTAAACCACTGTTGCAGACATCTGAGAAGCGGACAAGCGTCTTTGGTCAACG ggtaCCAAGAAACAGTGGAGCTAGCATGCCACGCAACAGCTCCGTTTATGGTTTTGGAGCACCCGAGAAGCTCAAAGATACACGCCCTGTGCATGACAAAGCTTATGTTCAACAGTGCATCAGACAGCTGTATGAG ttCCTGTCAGAGAAGAGCTACAATGTTGCACTGAAGACCTTACAGTCACCTTCCACAAAGGAGTTTGTCAAGATCTTTGAGTTCATCTATCGTCAGCTAGACCCCACCTTTGAAATGCCAAACAGCAAAGTGGAGGAAGAAGTTCCAGCTCTCCTCAAGTCACTTGG ATATCCTTTTGTGCTGTCCAAGTCCTCCATGTATTCAGTGGGTGCTCCCCACACATGGCCTCAGGCCCTTGGTGCTCTTATGTGGTTAATTGACACCGTCAAG ATCTTCTCAGGCTTAAATCAGCAGGATCTGCTCTTCAGAGACTTCTGTGAAGATAGCGACAATGTTGATGACAGCGCAGATTACAATAGG CTCTTTCTCGACTATACAGCAAGAACGTATGAAAAATACATGCAAGGCATGGACACCTACGAGGAGGACGATGAAGCCTTTGCCAGTGAATTGA AGAAGATTTGCAATTATGATGAAGAAGCACTGGCTGTAATGGAGGAGAAGCACAGATTACTAATGGATGAGGTTGACCGACTGGAGAAggaaaaccaaaag GACCGTCTCGAATCCAAAAGGATGGAGATCATGAGAATGGAGTCAGACCTACAGAAGTTGCACGACTATCATGCTAATGTAGAAGCATACCAAACAAACCAAGAGAAAAAGTGCCTGGAGCTGGTCGATGAATTAAACCATGCTG TCAGCCGTCTGGAGTCTCTGAAAGTTGAGCAATGTGAACTGCAAAAGGTTCGGCAGAACCAAAAGTACACACCTGCCGACATAGAGAGGATCAACCAAGAAAAACGGGAGCTCCAACAAGGTGTCACTACTCATGGCAAGTCTCTAGAACAAGCCCAACAGCACAAGTGGAGTGAAGAAATCACGGTGGCCAAATTTAAGGAGAAG GTTGAGTTGAAGCTTAACGAGTACCACAAATTTGCCCGCAAGCTGAAGCTAATTCCGGCATCTGCAGAGAATGCCTGTGGGCATGACTTTGAACTGAGGCCTTTTGAATATGGCCCAGGGAACATTCAACTCGAGCCACAAATGCAG ACTCTTTTGAGAAAACTGATTAGGGATGTGGAAGATGGATGCAGCAAACTGTCCAGTACCAATTTCAGCCTGAAGGAGTCTGTCGAACAG GTGAACTTAAACATCTTGGACAAGGAAATTGACCTGCAGGATCTGAATGAGCAGATCCGCAAGTTGGACGAACGCTGGGATGCCAACCAGAAG ATgactattttgaaaatgaaagag GAGATTGCTCGAGATGAACAAGAATGGGCGAAAGAAGTGGAGATGGCAGAAAGCGAATGCAATTTACTGGAGGAGAAGGGCAACTGCGGTTACGATGAAGCCATGAAGCAGAATATGTCGCTGCAACAACA GTACCACCGGGTAGTGCTGGAGTCAAATGAGGAGAGACGTATGGTGGCCAACAACCTCACGAGCGTGTTCACCAAAGCCGCAGACCACCTGTCGGCCATGGAG GATTTAACAAAGAACTGGGAAAGCGACATGCAACTCATGTACACCAAAATGATGGAAGACAATGAAAAGTTTGCCCTCGAAATGTTGGAACTCAAGTCAAAGTTTGGtggaacttga
- the LOC144195955 gene encoding kinetochore protein NDC80 homolog isoform X2, with protein MDRGRMSRTTGRLSHLPLRVQDPSRMSTAFTTPRSENFSMGKFSIGKPLLQTSEKRTSVFGQRVPRNSGASMPRNSSVYGFGAPEKLKDTRPVHDKAYVQQCIRQLYEFLSEKSYNVALKTLQSPSTKEFVKIFEFIYRQLDPTFEMPNSKVEEEVPALLKSLGYPFVLSKSSMYSVGAPHTWPQALGALMWLIDTVKIFSGLNQQDLLFRDFCEDSDNVDDSADYNRLFLDYTARTYEKYMQGMDTYEEDDEAFASELKKICNYDEEALAVMEEKHRLLMDEVDRLEKENQKDRLESKRMEIMRMESDLQKLHDYHANVEAYQTNQEKKCLELVDELNHAVSRLESLKVEQCELQKVRQNQKYTPADIERINQEKRELQQGVTTHGKSLEQAQQHKWSEEITVAKFKEKVELKLNEYHKFARKLKLIPASAENACGHDFELRPFEYGPGNIQLEPQMQTLLRKLIRDVEDGCSKLSSTNFSLKESVEQVNLNILDKEIDLQDLNEQIRKLDERWDANQKEIARDEQEWAKEVEMAESECNLLEEKGNCGYDEAMKQNMSLQQQYHRVVLESNEERRMVANNLTSVFTKAADHLSAMEDLTKNWESDMQLMYTKMMEDNEKFALEMLELKSKFGGT; from the exons TGAAAActtttcaatgggaaaattcaGCATTGGTAAACCACTGTTGCAGACATCTGAGAAGCGGACAAGCGTCTTTGGTCAACG ggtaCCAAGAAACAGTGGAGCTAGCATGCCACGCAACAGCTCCGTTTATGGTTTTGGAGCACCCGAGAAGCTCAAAGATACACGCCCTGTGCATGACAAAGCTTATGTTCAACAGTGCATCAGACAGCTGTATGAG ttCCTGTCAGAGAAGAGCTACAATGTTGCACTGAAGACCTTACAGTCACCTTCCACAAAGGAGTTTGTCAAGATCTTTGAGTTCATCTATCGTCAGCTAGACCCCACCTTTGAAATGCCAAACAGCAAAGTGGAGGAAGAAGTTCCAGCTCTCCTCAAGTCACTTGG ATATCCTTTTGTGCTGTCCAAGTCCTCCATGTATTCAGTGGGTGCTCCCCACACATGGCCTCAGGCCCTTGGTGCTCTTATGTGGTTAATTGACACCGTCAAG ATCTTCTCAGGCTTAAATCAGCAGGATCTGCTCTTCAGAGACTTCTGTGAAGATAGCGACAATGTTGATGACAGCGCAGATTACAATAGG CTCTTTCTCGACTATACAGCAAGAACGTATGAAAAATACATGCAAGGCATGGACACCTACGAGGAGGACGATGAAGCCTTTGCCAGTGAATTGA AGAAGATTTGCAATTATGATGAAGAAGCACTGGCTGTAATGGAGGAGAAGCACAGATTACTAATGGATGAGGTTGACCGACTGGAGAAggaaaaccaaaag GACCGTCTCGAATCCAAAAGGATGGAGATCATGAGAATGGAGTCAGACCTACAGAAGTTGCACGACTATCATGCTAATGTAGAAGCATACCAAACAAACCAAGAGAAAAAGTGCCTGGAGCTGGTCGATGAATTAAACCATGCTG TCAGCCGTCTGGAGTCTCTGAAAGTTGAGCAATGTGAACTGCAAAAGGTTCGGCAGAACCAAAAGTACACACCTGCCGACATAGAGAGGATCAACCAAGAAAAACGGGAGCTCCAACAAGGTGTCACTACTCATGGCAAGTCTCTAGAACAAGCCCAACAGCACAAGTGGAGTGAAGAAATCACGGTGGCCAAATTTAAGGAGAAG GTTGAGTTGAAGCTTAACGAGTACCACAAATTTGCCCGCAAGCTGAAGCTAATTCCGGCATCTGCAGAGAATGCCTGTGGGCATGACTTTGAACTGAGGCCTTTTGAATATGGCCCAGGGAACATTCAACTCGAGCCACAAATGCAG ACTCTTTTGAGAAAACTGATTAGGGATGTGGAAGATGGATGCAGCAAACTGTCCAGTACCAATTTCAGCCTGAAGGAGTCTGTCGAACAG GTGAACTTAAACATCTTGGACAAGGAAATTGACCTGCAGGATCTGAATGAGCAGATCCGCAAGTTGGACGAACGCTGGGATGCCAACCAGAAG GAGATTGCTCGAGATGAACAAGAATGGGCGAAAGAAGTGGAGATGGCAGAAAGCGAATGCAATTTACTGGAGGAGAAGGGCAACTGCGGTTACGATGAAGCCATGAAGCAGAATATGTCGCTGCAACAACA GTACCACCGGGTAGTGCTGGAGTCAAATGAGGAGAGACGTATGGTGGCCAACAACCTCACGAGCGTGTTCACCAAAGCCGCAGACCACCTGTCGGCCATGGAG GATTTAACAAAGAACTGGGAAAGCGACATGCAACTCATGTACACCAAAATGATGGAAGACAATGAAAAGTTTGCCCTCGAAATGTTGGAACTCAAGTCAAAGTTTGGtggaacttga
- the LOC144195955 gene encoding kinetochore protein NDC80 homolog isoform X3 — translation MDRENFSMGKFSIGKPLLQTSEKRTSVFGQRVPRNSGASMPRNSSVYGFGAPEKLKDTRPVHDKAYVQQCIRQLYEFLSEKSYNVALKTLQSPSTKEFVKIFEFIYRQLDPTFEMPNSKVEEEVPALLKSLGYPFVLSKSSMYSVGAPHTWPQALGALMWLIDTVKIFSGLNQQDLLFRDFCEDSDNVDDSADYNRLFLDYTARTYEKYMQGMDTYEEDDEAFASELKKICNYDEEALAVMEEKHRLLMDEVDRLEKENQKDRLESKRMEIMRMESDLQKLHDYHANVEAYQTNQEKKCLELVDELNHAVSRLESLKVEQCELQKVRQNQKYTPADIERINQEKRELQQGVTTHGKSLEQAQQHKWSEEITVAKFKEKVELKLNEYHKFARKLKLIPASAENACGHDFELRPFEYGPGNIQLEPQMQTLLRKLIRDVEDGCSKLSSTNFSLKESVEQVNLNILDKEIDLQDLNEQIRKLDERWDANQKMTILKMKEEIARDEQEWAKEVEMAESECNLLEEKGNCGYDEAMKQNMSLQQQYHRVVLESNEERRMVANNLTSVFTKAADHLSAMEDLTKNWESDMQLMYTKMMEDNEKFALEMLELKSKFGGT, via the exons TGAAAActtttcaatgggaaaattcaGCATTGGTAAACCACTGTTGCAGACATCTGAGAAGCGGACAAGCGTCTTTGGTCAACG ggtaCCAAGAAACAGTGGAGCTAGCATGCCACGCAACAGCTCCGTTTATGGTTTTGGAGCACCCGAGAAGCTCAAAGATACACGCCCTGTGCATGACAAAGCTTATGTTCAACAGTGCATCAGACAGCTGTATGAG ttCCTGTCAGAGAAGAGCTACAATGTTGCACTGAAGACCTTACAGTCACCTTCCACAAAGGAGTTTGTCAAGATCTTTGAGTTCATCTATCGTCAGCTAGACCCCACCTTTGAAATGCCAAACAGCAAAGTGGAGGAAGAAGTTCCAGCTCTCCTCAAGTCACTTGG ATATCCTTTTGTGCTGTCCAAGTCCTCCATGTATTCAGTGGGTGCTCCCCACACATGGCCTCAGGCCCTTGGTGCTCTTATGTGGTTAATTGACACCGTCAAG ATCTTCTCAGGCTTAAATCAGCAGGATCTGCTCTTCAGAGACTTCTGTGAAGATAGCGACAATGTTGATGACAGCGCAGATTACAATAGG CTCTTTCTCGACTATACAGCAAGAACGTATGAAAAATACATGCAAGGCATGGACACCTACGAGGAGGACGATGAAGCCTTTGCCAGTGAATTGA AGAAGATTTGCAATTATGATGAAGAAGCACTGGCTGTAATGGAGGAGAAGCACAGATTACTAATGGATGAGGTTGACCGACTGGAGAAggaaaaccaaaag GACCGTCTCGAATCCAAAAGGATGGAGATCATGAGAATGGAGTCAGACCTACAGAAGTTGCACGACTATCATGCTAATGTAGAAGCATACCAAACAAACCAAGAGAAAAAGTGCCTGGAGCTGGTCGATGAATTAAACCATGCTG TCAGCCGTCTGGAGTCTCTGAAAGTTGAGCAATGTGAACTGCAAAAGGTTCGGCAGAACCAAAAGTACACACCTGCCGACATAGAGAGGATCAACCAAGAAAAACGGGAGCTCCAACAAGGTGTCACTACTCATGGCAAGTCTCTAGAACAAGCCCAACAGCACAAGTGGAGTGAAGAAATCACGGTGGCCAAATTTAAGGAGAAG GTTGAGTTGAAGCTTAACGAGTACCACAAATTTGCCCGCAAGCTGAAGCTAATTCCGGCATCTGCAGAGAATGCCTGTGGGCATGACTTTGAACTGAGGCCTTTTGAATATGGCCCAGGGAACATTCAACTCGAGCCACAAATGCAG ACTCTTTTGAGAAAACTGATTAGGGATGTGGAAGATGGATGCAGCAAACTGTCCAGTACCAATTTCAGCCTGAAGGAGTCTGTCGAACAG GTGAACTTAAACATCTTGGACAAGGAAATTGACCTGCAGGATCTGAATGAGCAGATCCGCAAGTTGGACGAACGCTGGGATGCCAACCAGAAG ATgactattttgaaaatgaaagag GAGATTGCTCGAGATGAACAAGAATGGGCGAAAGAAGTGGAGATGGCAGAAAGCGAATGCAATTTACTGGAGGAGAAGGGCAACTGCGGTTACGATGAAGCCATGAAGCAGAATATGTCGCTGCAACAACA GTACCACCGGGTAGTGCTGGAGTCAAATGAGGAGAGACGTATGGTGGCCAACAACCTCACGAGCGTGTTCACCAAAGCCGCAGACCACCTGTCGGCCATGGAG GATTTAACAAAGAACTGGGAAAGCGACATGCAACTCATGTACACCAAAATGATGGAAGACAATGAAAAGTTTGCCCTCGAAATGTTGGAACTCAAGTCAAAGTTTGGtggaacttga